From the genome of Rhinatrema bivittatum unplaced genomic scaffold, aRhiBiv1.1, whole genome shotgun sequence, one region includes:
- the LOC115081419 gene encoding kelch-like protein diablo isoform X2 produces MDAAPRNAPEGQEESLFRDPLHPQRVLEGLNSLRVLGGFCDVVLCCGGRDFPCHRLVLAACSSYFRAMFSHAGLLEAHQERVAINGVEPAMVVINKTNVQGLLAASNLLDVLAVREACCRFMEQHMDESNCVGIHCFAEAHACPELRRRSLDYILRHFSQVCRQDEFLCLAKDKLMEIVSSDDLNVAQEEEVFEAVALWLEKEPGRKQNFEKVFEHIRLPLISPYYIHDVIEPHGVVQGSPPCQRLVSEAKDFLLLQDRRNEFFGPRTRPRRSTGTSEVIVTVGGEDDKVVLRSVESFDPLANRWRSLSCLSFAVSKHGLVATGSTLYLAGGEFSDSSASKEMWRYDPCFDSWQEMASMNVARSELGLATLDGFVFAVGGWEGCSRLDSVECYRPHTNTWHFVKPMRMAVTSPAVTAHDGLLYVMGGAVLEDGDGMDLVQVYNPKVNAWTEVAPMRIARSGSAACVLKGKIYVIGGWQASTENTDKVECYDPKTDTWSMCSPMRERRYRPGVAVVDGKIYVLGGEEGWDRYHDTVERYCEQTDSWEIVGEMPSSRSWLSCVPLQIRKAVAAGDPREQENPGG; encoded by the exons ATGGACGCGGCTCCCCGCAACGCCCCCGAGGGCCAGGAGGAGTCCCTCTTCCGGGACCCCCTGCACCCCCAGCGGGTGCTGGAGGGCCTGAACAGCCTGCGGGTGCTCGGCGGCTTCTGCGACGTGGTGCTGTGCTGCGGGGGCCGCGACTTCCCCTGCCACCGCCTGGTGCTGGCCGCCTGCAGCTCCTACTTCCGTGCCATGTTCTCCCACGCCGGCCTGCTCGAGGCCCACCAGGAGCGGGTGGCCATCAACGGCGTGGAGCCGGCCATG gTTGTCATCAACAAGACCAATGTGCAGGGCCTACTCGCGGCCTCAAACCTTCTGGATGTGTTGGCCGTGCGTGAAGCTTGTTGCCGCTTCATGGAGCAGCACATGGATGAGAGTAACTGTGTGGGCATCCACTGCTTTGCCGAGGCGCATGCCTGCCCGGAGCTGAGGCGTCGGAGCCTGGACTATATCCTGAGGCACTTCAGCCAGGTGTGCCGGCAGGACGAGTTCCTGTGCCTGGCCAAGGACAAGCTGATGGAGATTGTGTCCAGTGACGACCTCAACGTGGCTCAGGAGGAGGAGGTGTTCGAGGCTGTGGCCCTGTGGCTGGAGAAAGAGCCGGGCCGGAAGCAGAACTttgagaag GTGTTTGAGCACATCCGACTGCCTCTGATCAGCCCTTACTACATCCACGATGTGATCGAGCCTCACGGCGTCGTCCAGGGTTCTCCACCCTGCCAGCGTCTCGTCTCGGAAGCAAAGGacttcctgctgctgcaggatcGCCGGAACGAGTTCTTCGGGCCACGCACCAGGCCTCGCAGGTCAACCG GCACCTCGGAGGTGATAGTGACCGTGGGCGGGGAGGATGACAAGGTGGTGCTGCGCAGTGTGGAGAGCTTTGACCCTCTCGCCAATCGGTGGCGCTCGCTCTCCTGCCTCTCCTTCGCCGTGAGCAAACATGGGCTGGTGGCAACAG GCTCTACGCTGTACCTCGCCGGGGGAGAATTCTCAGACAGCTCAGCCAGCAAGGAGATGTGGCGGTATGACCCCTGCTTCGACAGCTGGCAGGAGATGGCGTCCATGAACGTGGCTCGCTCAGAATTGG GTTTGGCCACGCTGGACGGCTTCGTCTTTGcggtggggggatgggagggcTGCTCGCGGCTGGACTCGGTGGAGTGCTACCGCCCTCACACCAACACCTGGCACTTCGTGAAGCCCATGAGGATGGCGGTGACCAGCCCGGCGGTGACAGCTCATGATGGCCTCCTCTACGTGATGG GGGGCGCTGTCCTGGAAGACGGGGATGGAATGGACCTAGTCCAGGTTTACAACCCCAAGGTCAACGCCTGGACAGAAGTAGCACCCATGAGGATTGCGCGTTCGGGATCCGCCGCCTGCGTCCTGAAAGGGAAGATCTACGTCATAG GTGGCTGGCAGGCCTCGACGGAGAACACGGACAAAGTAGAGTGCTACGACCCTAAGACGGATACCTGGTCCATGTGCTCCCCCATGAGAGAGCGGCGGTACCGGCCCGGCGTGGCTGTGGTGGACGGGAAGATCTATGTCTTGGGTGGGGAGGAAGGCTGGGACCG ATACCACGACACTGTCGAGCGGTACTGCGAGCAGACGGACTCCTGGGAGATCGTGGGCGAGATGCCCAGCAGCCGCAGCTGGCTCAGCTGTGTGCCCCTACAGATTCGCAAGGCCGTGGCTGCGGGAGACCCCCGGGAGCAGGAGAACCCCGGCGGCTGA
- the LOC115081419 gene encoding kelch-like protein 17 isoform X3, with the protein MDAAPRNAPEGQEESLFRDPLHPQRVLEGLNSLRVLGGFCDVVLCCGGRDFPCHRLVLAACSSYFRAMFSHAGLLEAHQERVAINGVEPAMVGALVEYAYTAQVVINKTNVQGLLAASNLLDVLAVREACCRFMEQHMDESNCVGIHCFAEAHACPELRRRSLDYILRHFSQVCRQDEFLCLAKDKLMEIVSSDDLNVAQEEEVFEAVALWLEKEPGRKQNFEKVFEHIRLPLISPYYIHDVIEPHGVVQGSPPCQRLVSEAKDFLLLQDRRNEFFGPRTRPRRSTGTSEVIVTVGGEDDKVVLRSVESFDPLANRWRSLSCLSFAVSKHGLVATGSTLYLAGGEFSDSSASKEMWRYDPCFDSWQEMASMNVARSELGLATLDGFVFAVGGWEGCSRLDSVECYRPHTNTWHFVKPMRMAVTSPAVTAHDGLLYVMGGWQASTENTDKVECYDPKTDTWSMCSPMRERRYRPGVAVVDGKIYVLGGEEGWDRYHDTVERYCEQTDSWEIVGEMPSSRSWLSCVPLQIRKAVAAGDPREQENPGG; encoded by the exons ATGGACGCGGCTCCCCGCAACGCCCCCGAGGGCCAGGAGGAGTCCCTCTTCCGGGACCCCCTGCACCCCCAGCGGGTGCTGGAGGGCCTGAACAGCCTGCGGGTGCTCGGCGGCTTCTGCGACGTGGTGCTGTGCTGCGGGGGCCGCGACTTCCCCTGCCACCGCCTGGTGCTGGCCGCCTGCAGCTCCTACTTCCGTGCCATGTTCTCCCACGCCGGCCTGCTCGAGGCCCACCAGGAGCGGGTGGCCATCAACGGCGTGGAGCCGGCCATGGTGGGCGCCCTGGTCGAGTACGCCTACACCGCACAG gTTGTCATCAACAAGACCAATGTGCAGGGCCTACTCGCGGCCTCAAACCTTCTGGATGTGTTGGCCGTGCGTGAAGCTTGTTGCCGCTTCATGGAGCAGCACATGGATGAGAGTAACTGTGTGGGCATCCACTGCTTTGCCGAGGCGCATGCCTGCCCGGAGCTGAGGCGTCGGAGCCTGGACTATATCCTGAGGCACTTCAGCCAGGTGTGCCGGCAGGACGAGTTCCTGTGCCTGGCCAAGGACAAGCTGATGGAGATTGTGTCCAGTGACGACCTCAACGTGGCTCAGGAGGAGGAGGTGTTCGAGGCTGTGGCCCTGTGGCTGGAGAAAGAGCCGGGCCGGAAGCAGAACTttgagaag GTGTTTGAGCACATCCGACTGCCTCTGATCAGCCCTTACTACATCCACGATGTGATCGAGCCTCACGGCGTCGTCCAGGGTTCTCCACCCTGCCAGCGTCTCGTCTCGGAAGCAAAGGacttcctgctgctgcaggatcGCCGGAACGAGTTCTTCGGGCCACGCACCAGGCCTCGCAGGTCAACCG GCACCTCGGAGGTGATAGTGACCGTGGGCGGGGAGGATGACAAGGTGGTGCTGCGCAGTGTGGAGAGCTTTGACCCTCTCGCCAATCGGTGGCGCTCGCTCTCCTGCCTCTCCTTCGCCGTGAGCAAACATGGGCTGGTGGCAACAG GCTCTACGCTGTACCTCGCCGGGGGAGAATTCTCAGACAGCTCAGCCAGCAAGGAGATGTGGCGGTATGACCCCTGCTTCGACAGCTGGCAGGAGATGGCGTCCATGAACGTGGCTCGCTCAGAATTGG GTTTGGCCACGCTGGACGGCTTCGTCTTTGcggtggggggatgggagggcTGCTCGCGGCTGGACTCGGTGGAGTGCTACCGCCCTCACACCAACACCTGGCACTTCGTGAAGCCCATGAGGATGGCGGTGACCAGCCCGGCGGTGACAGCTCATGATGGCCTCCTCTACGTGATGG GTGGCTGGCAGGCCTCGACGGAGAACACGGACAAAGTAGAGTGCTACGACCCTAAGACGGATACCTGGTCCATGTGCTCCCCCATGAGAGAGCGGCGGTACCGGCCCGGCGTGGCTGTGGTGGACGGGAAGATCTATGTCTTGGGTGGGGAGGAAGGCTGGGACCG ATACCACGACACTGTCGAGCGGTACTGCGAGCAGACGGACTCCTGGGAGATCGTGGGCGAGATGCCCAGCAGCCGCAGCTGGCTCAGCTGTGTGCCCCTACAGATTCGCAAGGCCGTGGCTGCGGGAGACCCCCGGGAGCAGGAGAACCCCGGCGGCTGA
- the DXO gene encoding decapping and exoribonuclease protein, with translation MGDTSKTERRSSMKRGGDAKQEETGKRLHSTPPPSILRIQEDLYDAAFPFYKQPLEIGHFSLDATRKFFGDSRQLRYYSPPPTGEGPHFDLRDGYRDRYVKQDESIKERLDHLLCWVQQNRGLLRAGAVNSETAPSSWLNKDFVTWRGHLTKVLTTPYEKQEGWQLAVTLFRGTYYISEVETEEAKRRREERTAAQEELMYMGYKFEQYMCSAAPGGVPDASGVVNTNEAFCTVVQTKLNGHSLLFAGEVDCTDPNYQSQKAPDCYVELKTSKEMHSANQQRSFNRYKLIKWWAQSFLPGVPRIVAGFRDEEGVVASLKTFETMKISHLIRGDWNSWKPAVCMNFCSAFLSFVKKAATQDDPQVVYLFSWEPGSDVSYSTPKDPALAFLPAWYVRSMTEPET, from the exons ATGGGGGACACCTCAAAAACTGAGAGACGCTCAAGTATGAAGCGTGGGGGAGATGCCAAGCAAGAAGAGACAGGCAAGCGCCTCCACTCCACACCACCCCCCAGCATACTGCGCATTCAGGAGGATCTCTATGATGCTGCCTTCCCCTTCTACAAGCAGCCACTAGAGATAGGCCACTTCTCCCTGGATGCCACGCGGAAATTCTTCGGTGACTCCCGCCAGCTGCGCTACTATTCGCCACCACCAACTGGAGAGGGCCCACACTTTGACCTGCGCGACGGCTACCGGGACCGCTATGTGAAACAGGACGAGAGCATTAAGGAGCGGTTGGATCACCTGCTATGCTGGGTCCAGCAGAACCGGGGCCTCCTGCGGGCTGGGGCTGTTAACAGTGAGACTGCACCATCAAG CTGGCTGAACAAAGATTTTGTGACCTGGCGGGGCCACCTTACTAAAGTGCTCACCACTCCCTATGAGAAGCAGGAAGGATGGCAGCTGGCTGTGACCCTCTTTCGCGGCACCTACTACATCAGCGAGGTAGAGACAGAGGAGGCCAAGAGGCGGCGAGAGGAGCGGACGGCGGCTCAGGAGGAGCTCATGTACATGGGCTACAAGTTCGAGCAGTACATGTGCTCAG CCGCACCTGGAGGCGTGCCAGATGCAAGCGGGGTGGTGAACACCAACGAGGCGTTTTGCACTGTGGTGCAGACAAAGTTGAATGGGCACTCCCTGCTCTTTGCCGGGGAGGTGGACTGCACAGACCCCAATTACCAGAGTCAGAAGGCACCCGATTGCTATGTGGAGCTGAAGACATCAAAGGAAATGCACAGTGCCAACCAACAGCGTAGCTTCAACAG gtacAAACTGATCAAGTGGTGGGCGCAGTCCTTCCTGCCAGGAGTACCCCGCATCGTGGCTGGCTTCAGAGACGAGGAAGGCGTGGTGGCATCGCTGAAGACCTTCGAAACCATGAAGATCTCCCATCTGATCCGG GGAGACTGGAACAGCTGGAAACCGGCCGTCTGTATGAATTTCTGCAGCGCCTTTCTGTCCTTCGTGAAGAAAGCAGCGACGCAGGACGACCCcca AGTCGTCTACCTCTTCTCCTGGGAGCCTGGCAGCGACGTCTCGTACAGCACGCCCAAGGATCCCGCCCTGGCCTTCCTGCCTGCTTGGTACGTGCGTTCCATGACGGAGCCCGAGACCTGA
- the STK19 gene encoding serine/threonine-protein kinase 19 — translation MIRKRRLILDTFKAKKRKADPGDGREDGTSRPLFPGVAQDARGALKYLSSLFPRKLFNDALPPLVFKHQIYSLIQDKTLVDRQLNELKDRGEIRLFQVGFSADAFGVVFMEDYRDRVLAGSAGRGYSLAVQKFLESVLTSCPDLSFSKEKMLQEYSFRDRQITELVNAGVLTVRDAGSWWLAVPGAGRFIKHFLQGRKVLLGMIKKSKYKEVLLSDLQGRKVPTSVKLGLQYHIHDIIGAELVDCVTTTSGTLLRLADT, via the exons ATGATCAGGAAGAGGCGTTTAATCTTGGACACATTTAAAGCAAAGAAGCGGAAAGCAGATCCCGGAGATGGGCGTGAGGATGGTACCTCTCGCCCTCTGTTCCCAG GGGTGGCACAGGATGCTCGAGGGGCACTGAAATACCTGTCTTCTCTCTTCCCTCGTAAACTCTTTAATGATGCACTCCCACCCCTGGTCTTTAAACACCAGATTTATAGTCTCATTCAAGACAAGACTTTGGTGGATCGACAGCTG AATGAGCTAAAAGACAGGGGAGAGATCCGCCTCTTCCAGGTTGGGTTCTCTGCAGACGCATTCGGTGTGGTTTTCATGGAGGATTACAGGGACCGAGTGCTGGCAGGCAGCGCAGGAAGGGGGTACTCGCTGGCAGTGCAGAAGTTTCTGGAATCCGTGCTGActtcctgccctgacctcagcttcaGCAAGGAGAAAATGTTACAAGAGTACTCGTTCCGGGACAGGCAGATCAC ggaactaGTGAATGCCGGAGTCCTGACCGTGAGGGATGCAGGGAGTTGGTGGCTGGCCGTGCCTGGAGCGGGACGCTTCATAAAACATTTTCTGCAAG GTCGCAAGGTCCTGCTGGGAATGATCAAGAAGTCCAAGTACAAGGAGGTGCTGCTGTCAGACCTGCAGGGCCGAAAGGTGCCCACCTCCGTGAAACTGGGGCTGCAGTATCACATTCATGACATCATCGGGGCGGAGCTAGTGGACTG
- the LOC115081419 gene encoding kelch-like protein 20 isoform X1: MDAAPRNAPEGQEESLFRDPLHPQRVLEGLNSLRVLGGFCDVVLCCGGRDFPCHRLVLAACSSYFRAMFSHAGLLEAHQERVAINGVEPAMVGALVEYAYTAQVVINKTNVQGLLAASNLLDVLAVREACCRFMEQHMDESNCVGIHCFAEAHACPELRRRSLDYILRHFSQVCRQDEFLCLAKDKLMEIVSSDDLNVAQEEEVFEAVALWLEKEPGRKQNFEKVFEHIRLPLISPYYIHDVIEPHGVVQGSPPCQRLVSEAKDFLLLQDRRNEFFGPRTRPRRSTGTSEVIVTVGGEDDKVVLRSVESFDPLANRWRSLSCLSFAVSKHGLVATGSTLYLAGGEFSDSSASKEMWRYDPCFDSWQEMASMNVARSELGLATLDGFVFAVGGWEGCSRLDSVECYRPHTNTWHFVKPMRMAVTSPAVTAHDGLLYVMGGAVLEDGDGMDLVQVYNPKVNAWTEVAPMRIARSGSAACVLKGKIYVIGGWQASTENTDKVECYDPKTDTWSMCSPMRERRYRPGVAVVDGKIYVLGGEEGWDRYHDTVERYCEQTDSWEIVGEMPSSRSWLSCVPLQIRKAVAAGDPREQENPGG; encoded by the exons ATGGACGCGGCTCCCCGCAACGCCCCCGAGGGCCAGGAGGAGTCCCTCTTCCGGGACCCCCTGCACCCCCAGCGGGTGCTGGAGGGCCTGAACAGCCTGCGGGTGCTCGGCGGCTTCTGCGACGTGGTGCTGTGCTGCGGGGGCCGCGACTTCCCCTGCCACCGCCTGGTGCTGGCCGCCTGCAGCTCCTACTTCCGTGCCATGTTCTCCCACGCCGGCCTGCTCGAGGCCCACCAGGAGCGGGTGGCCATCAACGGCGTGGAGCCGGCCATGGTGGGCGCCCTGGTCGAGTACGCCTACACCGCACAG gTTGTCATCAACAAGACCAATGTGCAGGGCCTACTCGCGGCCTCAAACCTTCTGGATGTGTTGGCCGTGCGTGAAGCTTGTTGCCGCTTCATGGAGCAGCACATGGATGAGAGTAACTGTGTGGGCATCCACTGCTTTGCCGAGGCGCATGCCTGCCCGGAGCTGAGGCGTCGGAGCCTGGACTATATCCTGAGGCACTTCAGCCAGGTGTGCCGGCAGGACGAGTTCCTGTGCCTGGCCAAGGACAAGCTGATGGAGATTGTGTCCAGTGACGACCTCAACGTGGCTCAGGAGGAGGAGGTGTTCGAGGCTGTGGCCCTGTGGCTGGAGAAAGAGCCGGGCCGGAAGCAGAACTttgagaag GTGTTTGAGCACATCCGACTGCCTCTGATCAGCCCTTACTACATCCACGATGTGATCGAGCCTCACGGCGTCGTCCAGGGTTCTCCACCCTGCCAGCGTCTCGTCTCGGAAGCAAAGGacttcctgctgctgcaggatcGCCGGAACGAGTTCTTCGGGCCACGCACCAGGCCTCGCAGGTCAACCG GCACCTCGGAGGTGATAGTGACCGTGGGCGGGGAGGATGACAAGGTGGTGCTGCGCAGTGTGGAGAGCTTTGACCCTCTCGCCAATCGGTGGCGCTCGCTCTCCTGCCTCTCCTTCGCCGTGAGCAAACATGGGCTGGTGGCAACAG GCTCTACGCTGTACCTCGCCGGGGGAGAATTCTCAGACAGCTCAGCCAGCAAGGAGATGTGGCGGTATGACCCCTGCTTCGACAGCTGGCAGGAGATGGCGTCCATGAACGTGGCTCGCTCAGAATTGG GTTTGGCCACGCTGGACGGCTTCGTCTTTGcggtggggggatgggagggcTGCTCGCGGCTGGACTCGGTGGAGTGCTACCGCCCTCACACCAACACCTGGCACTTCGTGAAGCCCATGAGGATGGCGGTGACCAGCCCGGCGGTGACAGCTCATGATGGCCTCCTCTACGTGATGG GGGGCGCTGTCCTGGAAGACGGGGATGGAATGGACCTAGTCCAGGTTTACAACCCCAAGGTCAACGCCTGGACAGAAGTAGCACCCATGAGGATTGCGCGTTCGGGATCCGCCGCCTGCGTCCTGAAAGGGAAGATCTACGTCATAG GTGGCTGGCAGGCCTCGACGGAGAACACGGACAAAGTAGAGTGCTACGACCCTAAGACGGATACCTGGTCCATGTGCTCCCCCATGAGAGAGCGGCGGTACCGGCCCGGCGTGGCTGTGGTGGACGGGAAGATCTATGTCTTGGGTGGGGAGGAAGGCTGGGACCG ATACCACGACACTGTCGAGCGGTACTGCGAGCAGACGGACTCCTGGGAGATCGTGGGCGAGATGCCCAGCAGCCGCAGCTGGCTCAGCTGTGTGCCCCTACAGATTCGCAAGGCCGTGGCTGCGGGAGACCCCCGGGAGCAGGAGAACCCCGGCGGCTGA